The following coding sequences lie in one Sedimentibacter sp. MB35-C1 genomic window:
- a CDS encoding S41 family peptidase, with the protein MVSKKKYILTIIVVFFVTAFLTFSLGNVFLVEVGQRVVLSDEAYTEMKEIYEKYAKQESVMKIAQRDFLYEADEGKMLEGALEGTLKALGDPYTQFMTKEEFEALMQDTEGTYEGIGVYITASDDNKIMIVSPIEDTPAEKAGLKTGDKIIGINGTEFTADKIDEAVSIMKGEPGTSVTLTIQRLKDDNTSDISDVVVNREKIKIKTIKQAMLEDGTGYIRITTFDMHTAEDFKAAYAELKNQGMKGLVIDLRYNPGGIIDATVDISDMFMGEGIVTYTKTKSGETEYFKSDANAEDIPIVMLINEGSASASEIMAGAMKDTQRATLIGTKSFGKGIVQRVQRFGSDGEGIKMTVSEYFTPNGINIHGIGIEPDIEIKLSEDSLGYGYEYYDTDNQLQKSVEVLKGKMNQ; encoded by the coding sequence ATGGTATCTAAGAAAAAATATATTCTTACGATTATCGTGGTTTTTTTTGTAACTGCTTTTTTGACTTTTTCACTGGGAAATGTATTTTTAGTTGAAGTAGGGCAAAGGGTAGTTTTATCTGATGAAGCATACACTGAAATGAAAGAAATATATGAAAAGTATGCAAAGCAAGAAAGTGTAATGAAAATTGCACAGAGGGATTTCCTTTATGAGGCTGATGAGGGAAAAATGCTTGAAGGAGCATTGGAAGGCACACTGAAAGCCTTGGGAGACCCGTATACGCAGTTTATGACCAAGGAAGAATTTGAAGCACTTATGCAGGATACTGAGGGTACATATGAAGGTATTGGTGTATACATTACTGCAAGTGATGATAATAAAATAATGATAGTATCACCGATTGAAGATACTCCGGCTGAAAAAGCAGGGCTAAAGACAGGAGATAAAATTATCGGAATTAACGGAACCGAATTTACTGCTGACAAAATTGACGAAGCGGTAAGTATTATGAAGGGAGAGCCCGGAACTAGCGTAACTCTGACAATACAGCGCCTTAAAGATGATAATACAAGTGATATTTCCGACGTGGTTGTTAATAGAGAAAAAATTAAAATTAAAACAATAAAGCAGGCAATGCTTGAGGATGGAACGGGCTACATTAGAATAACAACATTTGATATGCATACAGCAGAAGATTTTAAAGCAGCATATGCAGAGCTTAAAAATCAAGGTATGAAGGGACTTGTAATTGATCTTAGATATAATCCCGGTGGAATAATTGATGCAACAGTTGATATTTCTGATATGTTCATGGGTGAAGGAATAGTGACCTACACTAAGACTAAATCTGGAGAAACTGAATATTTTAAATCGGATGCAAATGCTGAGGATATACCGATTGTTATGCTTATAAACGAGGGAAGTGCCAGTGCTTCTGAGATTATGGCCGGAGCGATGAAGGATACCCAAAGAGCAACTCTTATAGGAACAAAATCATTTGGCAAGGGTATTGTACAGAGAGTCCAAAGATTCGGAAGTGATGGTGAAGGAATTAAAATGACTGTTTCCGAGTACTTTACTCCAAATGGGATAAACATTCACGGTATAGGAATAGAGCCTGATATAGAAATAAAATTATCTGAAGATTCGTTAGGATACGGATATGAATACTATGATACAGACAATCAGCTGCAAAAATCAGTAGAAGTATTAAAAGGAAAAATGAATCAATAA
- the glpK gene encoding glycerol kinase GlpK: MNKKYVLALDQGTTSSRAILFDRNGTIINIAQHEFRQIYPKPGWVEHDPVEIWETQLNAAKEAIANIDPSEISCIGITNQRETTVMWDKNTGKPVYNAIVWQSRQTSEICDELKKEGLEPYINDTTGLVIDAYFSGTKIKWILDNVPGARESAEKGNILFGTIDTWLVWNLTGGRLHITDYSNASRTMIYNIKELKWDETILSALNIPSSVLPDVRQSSELYGETNKEVFSIGIPISGIAGDQQSALFGQICFQEGMVKNTYGTGCFMLMNTGEKIVKSHNGLVTTIAWGIGGRVEYALEGSIFVAGAAIQWLRDELKIIHDAADSEYFAKKVSDSNGIYVVPAFTGLGAPYWDMYARGAIIGLTRGTNRNHIIRATLESIAYQTKDVIEAMIDDSGINLTALKVDGGATANNFLMQFQSDILNVKIEKPEVTETTALGAAYLAGLAVGFWKSKGEISQNWSMSKSFKPQMDKEKRKELYSGWQKAADRSKNWI, encoded by the coding sequence ATGAATAAAAAATATGTACTTGCACTAGATCAGGGAACTACGAGTTCTCGAGCCATACTTTTTGATAGAAACGGAACAATAATAAATATAGCTCAGCATGAATTCAGACAGATATATCCAAAGCCGGGATGGGTGGAGCACGATCCGGTAGAAATTTGGGAAACGCAATTAAATGCTGCTAAAGAGGCAATTGCTAACATTGATCCATCTGAAATATCATGCATTGGAATAACAAATCAGCGTGAAACTACGGTAATGTGGGATAAGAATACGGGCAAACCTGTGTACAATGCCATTGTATGGCAGAGCAGGCAGACGTCAGAGATATGTGATGAGTTGAAAAAGGAAGGACTTGAACCTTACATAAATGATACTACAGGTCTTGTAATAGATGCGTATTTTTCTGGGACGAAAATCAAATGGATTCTTGACAATGTGCCGGGTGCAAGAGAAAGTGCTGAAAAGGGAAATATATTGTTTGGAACAATAGACACATGGCTTGTTTGGAATCTTACAGGAGGCAGGCTTCACATAACGGATTATTCAAATGCTTCCAGAACTATGATATATAATATAAAAGAGCTGAAGTGGGATGAAACCATATTAAGTGCTCTTAATATACCTTCTTCGGTATTGCCTGATGTAAGGCAGTCATCGGAACTTTACGGAGAAACAAATAAAGAAGTATTCAGTATAGGAATACCTATATCTGGAATCGCAGGTGATCAGCAGTCAGCATTGTTTGGTCAGATTTGTTTTCAGGAGGGAATGGTTAAAAACACATATGGAACAGGTTGTTTCATGCTCATGAATACAGGTGAAAAAATAGTAAAATCTCATAACGGGCTGGTGACCACCATTGCATGGGGAATAGGTGGAAGAGTCGAATATGCCTTAGAGGGTTCAATTTTTGTTGCCGGTGCGGCAATTCAATGGCTGCGAGACGAATTAAAAATAATACATGATGCCGCTGATTCTGAATATTTTGCAAAAAAGGTCAGTGACAGCAACGGAATATATGTTGTTCCGGCATTTACAGGTTTGGGAGCTCCATATTGGGATATGTATGCAAGAGGTGCAATTATAGGACTTACAAGAGGAACAAATCGAAATCACATAATAAGGGCTACACTGGAATCTATTGCATATCAGACAAAAGATGTTATTGAAGCTATGATTGACGATTCCGGCATTAATTTAACAGCACTAAAGGTAGACGGAGGTGCCACGGCAAATAATTTCTTGATGCAATTTCAATCAGACATACTGAATGTAAAAATTGAAAAACCTGAAGTTACAGAAACAACAGCTTTGGGGGCGGCTTATCTGGCAGGCCTTGCAGTAGGATTCTGGAAATCTAAAGGTGAAATTTCCCAGAATTGGAGCATGAGCAAAAGTTTTAAACCTCAAATGGATAAAGAAAAAAGAAAAGAACTTTACAGTGGATGGCAAAAAGCAGCTGACAGATCAAAGAATTGGATATGA
- a CDS encoding aminopeptidase P family protein, producing MDTNFFVNNRMRFSERMKDCSSAVFFSGRAPRESADQLYDFSVNRNFFYLTGIDREDMILLIEKINGKITETLYIPPVDEHFEKWFGILMRKDEATQVSGIKSIQNKNEFMDQFAKKLSSSDRPDNVYVFSYITGADESYDHDRKLAHWMKNQFPAINIKNSLDLMIELRSSKTEDEVNEIKTAIGYTKEALEFVMKNLKPGKFEYQVKADFEYQLQLRGSRPSFKTIGASGEKAVILHYVDLKQKIKDGSLILLDLGALSNNYASDITRTYPANGKFSQRQKDIYNIVLEAQDVTIDAMHVGASEIAVNDAVKKHFAKGLKALNIIREDADVDKYYYHSIGHPLGLDVHDLRRRDKTMQENNVYTVEPGLYIKEEGIGIRIEDDVWVTKKGIINLSSDIIKTVNDIENFMK from the coding sequence ATGGACACAAATTTTTTTGTTAACAACAGGATGAGATTTTCTGAAAGAATGAAGGATTGTTCATCTGCGGTATTTTTTTCCGGCAGAGCACCAAGGGAAAGCGCTGATCAATTGTATGACTTTTCAGTGAATAGAAATTTTTTCTATCTTACAGGAATAGATAGAGAAGACATGATACTTTTAATTGAAAAAATTAATGGGAAGATTACAGAAACTTTGTATATTCCTCCTGTTGACGAGCACTTTGAAAAATGGTTCGGAATTTTAATGAGAAAAGACGAAGCGACTCAGGTATCAGGGATAAAATCAATTCAGAATAAAAATGAATTCATGGATCAGTTTGCAAAAAAACTTTCATCTTCTGACAGACCGGACAATGTATATGTATTTTCATATATAACAGGTGCAGATGAATCCTATGACCACGACAGAAAGCTTGCACATTGGATGAAAAATCAATTCCCAGCTATTAATATAAAAAATTCGCTTGATTTGATGATTGAGTTAAGAAGCTCCAAAACAGAAGATGAAGTGAATGAAATTAAGACTGCAATAGGGTACACAAAGGAAGCATTGGAATTTGTAATGAAGAATTTGAAGCCAGGGAAATTTGAATACCAGGTTAAGGCAGATTTTGAGTACCAGTTGCAACTCAGAGGGTCAAGACCAAGCTTCAAGACAATTGGAGCGTCTGGCGAAAAAGCGGTAATTCTGCACTACGTAGACCTGAAACAAAAAATAAAGGACGGAAGCCTGATACTTCTTGACTTAGGAGCTTTATCCAACAACTATGCTTCAGATATTACAAGAACTTACCCTGCAAACGGAAAATTCAGCCAGAGGCAAAAAGATATATATAACATAGTATTGGAGGCACAGGATGTAACCATAGATGCCATGCATGTGGGAGCCTCAGAAATTGCTGTGAATGATGCGGTTAAGAAGCATTTTGCAAAGGGGCTGAAAGCTTTGAACATTATCAGAGAAGATGCAGATGTAGATAAATATTATTATCACAGTATAGGTCATCCTTTAGGACTTGATGTACATGATTTGAGAAGAAGAGACAAAACTATGCAGGAAAACAATGTGTACACTGTTGAGCCGGGCCTTTATATTAAGGAAGAGGGCATAGGCATAAGAATAGAGGATGATGTATGGGTTACTAAAAAAGGTATAATCAATCTCTCTAGCGATATTATTAAGACTGTTAATGATATTGAGAATTTTATGAAATAA
- a CDS encoding copper amine oxidase N-terminal domain-containing protein, translating to MKKITLLLSLVLILALAQATAFAQTTDTISVRIDSVGVEFSEDTGMPFVDENGRTLVPFRKALEAYGANVEWDNDNRIATAVKDDTTVEVPIDQDYIIVNGEQKANDTAAKIVNSKTYLPIRAVVEAFGSSVEWDQNLKTVVIATEPVDAETILKEATNKSYDWKNYDADILVNMSIPVADDAGSVQSVDMDMKMYMTIFMEPALKAKINSNIVMNVMDQEITQPVMDMYMVSDDTTFTTYMGIKDQDDSTTWMKSEYEDEMFSGLLKYNAETIKANQELSEKYIKDIKYFGKYEDESGKSMLRMQYTLSNEIFKDIFGEYIDEMSASENEQDILTAEMIKGLADGGIGDLVYIVYIDEESGEIVKYEADLGSLVLSMMDNMTAMMGEVPQSELEMLKQMKATMQMEIKNINEAEDFEIPEEALNATDISEMMQELEDQIEAETETDAETAVETETTEPEEDTIQ from the coding sequence ATGAAAAAAATTACTTTATTGCTAAGTTTAGTATTAATATTAGCATTAGCACAGGCTACAGCCTTTGCACAAACTACAGATACAATTTCTGTGAGAATAGATTCTGTAGGCGTTGAATTTTCAGAAGATACAGGTATGCCATTCGTAGATGAAAACGGACGAACTCTTGTTCCGTTCAGGAAAGCTCTTGAAGCTTATGGCGCAAATGTTGAATGGGACAATGACAACCGCATTGCCACAGCAGTTAAAGATGATACCACTGTGGAAGTTCCAATTGACCAAGATTACATAATAGTAAACGGAGAACAGAAAGCAAATGACACAGCAGCTAAAATTGTCAACAGCAAGACATACCTTCCCATAAGAGCTGTTGTTGAAGCCTTCGGTTCATCTGTTGAATGGGATCAGAACTTAAAAACAGTCGTTATAGCTACCGAACCTGTTGATGCTGAAACAATCTTAAAAGAAGCTACCAACAAATCATATGACTGGAAAAACTATGATGCCGATATACTGGTAAATATGTCAATACCTGTTGCAGATGATGCTGGAAGTGTTCAATCAGTAGATATGGATATGAAAATGTATATGACTATATTTATGGAGCCGGCATTAAAGGCAAAGATTAATTCAAACATTGTGATGAATGTGATGGATCAAGAAATCACTCAGCCTGTAATGGACATGTACATGGTTTCTGATGATACAACCTTTACTACATATATGGGAATAAAAGACCAAGACGATTCTACCACATGGATGAAATCCGAATATGAAGACGAAATGTTTTCTGGTCTGCTTAAATACAACGCTGAAACAATAAAAGCAAATCAAGAATTATCAGAAAAATACATCAAAGATATAAAATATTTCGGAAAATATGAGGATGAATCAGGCAAGTCAATGCTGAGAATGCAATATACACTTTCAAACGAAATCTTCAAGGATATCTTCGGAGAATATATTGACGAAATGTCTGCTTCAGAAAACGAGCAGGATATATTAACTGCAGAAATGATTAAGGGACTTGCAGATGGAGGAATCGGAGATTTAGTATACATCGTATATATTGACGAAGAGTCAGGTGAAATTGTTAAATATGAAGCTGATTTAGGCAGCCTTGTACTTTCTATGATGGATAATATGACTGCTATGATGGGAGAAGTACCTCAGAGCGAATTGGAAATGTTGAAGCAAATGAAAGCAACAATGCAGATGGAAATAAAAAATATTAATGAAGCAGAGGACTTTGAAATTCCTGAAGAAGCTCTGAATGCAACTGATATATCAGAGATGATGCAGGAACTTGAAGATCAGATTGAAGCTGAAACTGAAACTGATGCTGAAACTGCTGTTGAAACTGAAACTACTGAACCTGAAGAAGATACAATTCAATAA
- a CDS encoding stalk domain-containing protein: MKKYIIALALSSVLIAHTCNVFGAELNAAGTNELEDILLQQLIQYNQNFEIKYNGSWDSIEEILKNSVDKYPHINSYVKSVGWDVTGTAKASKIDVNVDYIITSSERAEADKQIKNILSEIINPSMNDHEKVKAVHDYIVLHGKYDESMQLYSDYDLLTQGTSVCNGYALLTYNMLNELNIPVKLVTGTANGELHIWNMVKLGDWWFHLDTTWNDPLPDVNRVSYNYYMLTDKEILKDHIIDEGLDLPEASKSYYEYLKELSYNKLLMETGLDVYDDVNTAKTEKDLSNILEYKISHRPLRISIRISKSLSQDTIYNAMSKLLSKHDYISLISYGQLNSDSTGEYYILNLYNTYKETPESIVHDFSKKIYNTATDFKFNVYAMYGDKKTNITKNVLIYPYDSDGISIYNGTVTFKKPGSYTIQFEYQGIQEAVTITALNSQAFEYITDKKPDNPVNVKVYDQYIDFSSIDQWPFIQDGRTLVPLRAVFEVMNCVVSWDNEKSAAVVQYEDKTIIIPSNSKSAYINGEESTLDVPARIVNDRIMVPLRFISESINKTVIWDDADKTVLIY; this comes from the coding sequence ATGAAAAAATACATCATAGCATTAGCTCTAAGCTCTGTGTTGATAGCACATACATGCAATGTATTCGGAGCTGAATTAAATGCTGCAGGCACTAATGAATTGGAAGATATTTTATTGCAGCAATTAATCCAGTACAATCAAAATTTTGAAATAAAATATAACGGATCATGGGACAGCATAGAGGAAATACTCAAAAATTCAGTTGATAAATATCCTCATATTAACTCTTACGTTAAATCTGTAGGATGGGATGTGACAGGCACAGCCAAGGCAAGTAAAATTGACGTGAATGTGGATTATATTATCACAAGCTCCGAAAGAGCCGAAGCTGACAAGCAAATTAAAAACATTTTATCTGAAATCATAAATCCATCCATGAATGATCATGAAAAGGTTAAGGCCGTTCATGATTACATAGTGCTTCATGGCAAGTATGATGAATCCATGCAGCTGTATTCTGATTATGACCTGCTTACACAGGGGACTTCTGTATGCAACGGCTATGCTCTTTTAACATATAATATGTTAAACGAACTGAATATACCGGTAAAATTGGTTACAGGAACTGCAAATGGAGAACTCCACATTTGGAACATGGTTAAACTTGGAGATTGGTGGTTTCATTTAGACACAACATGGAATGATCCTCTTCCAGATGTAAACAGGGTATCTTACAATTATTATATGCTTACCGACAAAGAAATTCTAAAGGATCACATAATTGACGAAGGCTTAGATTTACCTGAAGCAAGCAAAAGTTACTATGAATATCTTAAAGAATTATCATACAATAAATTATTAATGGAAACAGGACTTGACGTGTATGATGATGTAAATACCGCAAAAACAGAAAAAGATTTGTCTAATATACTTGAATATAAAATTAGCCACAGACCATTAAGAATATCCATAAGAATCAGCAAGTCACTGTCACAAGACACTATTTACAATGCAATGTCAAAACTGCTGAGCAAGCACGACTACATATCGTTGATAAGCTATGGTCAGCTTAACAGCGACAGCACAGGCGAATATTATATTCTAAATTTATACAATACATATAAGGAAACACCTGAAAGCATCGTACATGATTTTAGCAAAAAAATCTATAACACAGCTACTGATTTCAAATTCAACGTGTATGCAATGTATGGAGATAAAAAAACAAACATTACCAAAAATGTGCTTATATATCCGTACGACAGCGATGGTATAAGCATTTACAACGGTACTGTAACATTTAAGAAACCCGGCAGCTACACAATACAATTTGAATATCAGGGAATACAGGAAGCTGTAACAATTACTGCTTTAAATTCTCAGGCGTTTGAATATATAACAGACAAAAAACCAGACAACCCTGTAAATGTAAAAGTATATGATCAATATATAGATTTCAGCTCTATTGATCAATGGCCCTTCATTCAAGATGGAAGAACCCTGGTTCCATTAAGAGCTGTTTTCGAAGTTATGAACTGTGTTGTATCATGGGATAATGAAAAAAGTGCAGCTGTTGTTCAGTATGAGGATAAAACAATAATTATTCCGTCAAACAGCAAATCCGCTTACATCAACGGCGAAGAAAGCACATTGGATGTACCTGCTAGAATAGTCAACGATCGAATTATGGTACCTTTAAGATTTATTAGTGAATCGATTAATAAGACTGTTATATGGGATGATGCAGACAAGACAGTATTAATATATTAA
- the yaaA gene encoding peroxide stress protein YaaA, giving the protein MRIIISPAKKMKTDTNFPADVKFPQFIKEAELLAEHIKCLSYEKLKEIWKCNDKIAALNYQRFQNMNLYKNLTPAILSYEGIQYKYMSPDIFSNEEFTYIDEHLRIMSGFYGLLMPFDGITPYRLEMQARLNTEELNSLYDFWGRKLADRLFSESRCIINLASKEYSRCISDYLEPDVQFITCVFGEIKGEKVIEKGTQVKMARGEMVRYMAENKVTDAQGIKNFNRLNYLYKEKLSDDNTYVFIKGGNNNVGKKH; this is encoded by the coding sequence ATGAGAATTATTATTTCGCCGGCCAAGAAAATGAAAACTGACACGAATTTTCCGGCTGATGTAAAGTTTCCGCAATTTATTAAGGAAGCAGAGTTACTAGCTGAGCATATTAAATGTCTTAGCTACGAAAAGTTAAAAGAAATATGGAAGTGTAACGATAAAATAGCTGCATTAAATTATCAGCGGTTTCAAAACATGAATTTATACAAAAATCTTACACCTGCTATTCTTTCATATGAAGGAATACAATACAAATATATGTCTCCAGATATATTTAGCAATGAAGAATTCACATACATAGACGAACACCTAAGGATAATGTCAGGCTTTTACGGATTGCTTATGCCTTTTGACGGCATTACACCATACAGATTAGAAATGCAGGCAAGACTGAACACTGAAGAATTAAATTCGCTTTATGATTTTTGGGGACGAAAGCTTGCTGACAGACTATTTTCAGAAAGCAGATGCATTATAAATCTTGCATCCAAGGAATACAGCAGATGCATATCAGATTACCTTGAGCCTGATGTGCAGTTTATCACATGTGTTTTCGGCGAAATTAAAGGTGAAAAAGTTATTGAAAAAGGAACGCAGGTTAAAATGGCCCGAGGGGAAATGGTGCGTTATATGGCAGAAAATAAAGTTACGGATGCACAAGGCATTAAAAATTTTAACAGGCTTAACTATTTATATAAAGAAAAACTATCTGATGACAATACCTATGTTTTTATAAAAGGAGGAAACAACAATGTTGGAAAAAAACACTAA
- a CDS encoding HD domain-containing protein, producing the protein MYKKFLNNILMSEKPSKGIYRLIETNEIMEVIPELMELKGFDQRTPYHDKDVLDHTMAVLDSIKPKLHLRMAALLHDISKPECFTIDSKGRGHFYGHHIKSAEKSEKILKRMGYDEKFIDEVTILIKYHYIKEIISNVKENGIKKFIDSVGEDRLDDMLELIRADMSGKPDNGNLKVVQKLAKLTKEYMNEKYDE; encoded by the coding sequence ATGTATAAAAAATTTTTAAACAATATATTGATGAGTGAAAAGCCTTCGAAAGGCATTTATAGACTTATAGAAACAAATGAAATTATGGAAGTCATTCCTGAGCTGATGGAACTGAAGGGGTTTGATCAGCGTACTCCCTACCATGATAAAGATGTTCTTGATCATACCATGGCTGTTCTTGATTCAATTAAGCCAAAGCTTCACTTGAGGATGGCAGCTCTGCTTCATGATATAAGCAAGCCTGAGTGCTTTACAATTGATTCTAAGGGAAGAGGTCATTTTTATGGACATCATATAAAATCAGCAGAAAAAAGTGAAAAAATACTTAAACGGATGGGGTATGATGAAAAGTTTATAGATGAAGTCACTATACTTATTAAGTATCATTACATAAAAGAAATTATTTCAAATGTAAAAGAAAACGGAATTAAAAAATTCATAGATTCAGTAGGAGAAGACCGTCTTGACGATATGCTTGAGCTAATAAGAGCAGATATGTCAGGCAAGCCGGATAACGGGAATTTGAAGGTTGTACAAAAGCTGGCGAAGCTTACTAAAGAATATATGAACGAAAAATATGACGAATAA
- a CDS encoding DUF2500 domain-containing protein, producing the protein MAHFNYFWGHGIMFSLFPIIFLFVFGYIVYTIIKNIQTNMHNNKQPIIPVEAKIISKRYDVTSRHRHRTDNMNMNLHTSRTLYYVTFELTNGERMEFQVPSGEFGMLAEGDVGTLNFQGTRFISFTR; encoded by the coding sequence ATGGCACATTTTAATTATTTTTGGGGACACGGTATAATGTTCAGCCTGTTTCCAATTATATTTTTATTTGTATTCGGGTATATAGTTTATACAATTATTAAAAATATTCAGACAAATATGCACAATAACAAACAGCCCATAATACCTGTAGAAGCGAAAATAATTTCCAAAAGATATGATGTTACAAGCCGCCATCGACACAGGACAGATAATATGAATATGAATCTTCATACAAGCAGAACACTGTACTATGTAACATTTGAACTTACCAACGGCGAACGTATGGAATTTCAAGTTCCGTCCGGAGAGTTTGGAATGCTTGCAGAGGGCGACGTAGGAACGCTTAATTTCCAAGGCACAAGATTTATCAGTTTCACAAGATAA
- a CDS encoding glycoside hydrolase family 3 N-terminal domain-containing protein, whose protein sequence is MNKILVLIITLVLSGCSLISSPPDTDGGNDTFVPPAEEPAQQPEPEEPEKDSQQKDTGIFNKYRQQALNILDSMSTEEKIGQMFLVRCPDEEQLDNFLSMKPGGFILFGKDFLQKTKEQVTENISYYQKSGSIPMIIGVDEEGGTVVRVSLNPLLATEKFKSPQELYAIGGFEEIKKDAKEKSQLLLDLGINLNLAPVADVSENESDFINLRTLGKSADETSEYVINVVEAMKETGISSTLKHFPGYGNNTDTHNSSAHDSRPYEQFIKSDFLPFKAGIEAGAESILVSHNIVEAIGKNLPASLSKNVIDILRNDLNFTGIIMTDDLSMGAIAQLNTELPPEVMALMAGNDMIIVTDFENSFNVLLNALEAGDVSKDRINESVLRILQWKCYMNLM, encoded by the coding sequence ATGAATAAAATTTTAGTACTCATAATAACTTTAGTATTGTCGGGCTGCTCATTGATATCGTCACCACCGGATACAGATGGAGGAAACGATACTTTTGTTCCGCCGGCAGAAGAACCCGCACAGCAGCCGGAACCTGAAGAACCCGAGAAAGATTCTCAACAGAAAGATACAGGCATTTTTAACAAATACAGACAACAGGCATTAAACATATTAGACTCAATGTCAACAGAAGAAAAAATCGGACAAATGTTCCTTGTTAGATGCCCGGATGAAGAACAACTCGATAATTTTCTTTCAATGAAGCCGGGCGGCTTTATATTGTTTGGAAAAGATTTTTTACAGAAAACAAAAGAACAGGTAACAGAAAATATAAGCTACTATCAGAAAAGCGGCAGCATACCTATGATAATAGGCGTTGATGAAGAGGGAGGAACAGTAGTAAGAGTAAGTTTAAATCCACTTCTTGCCACTGAAAAGTTCAAATCTCCTCAAGAGCTTTATGCAATAGGAGGATTTGAGGAAATAAAAAAAGACGCGAAAGAAAAATCGCAGCTTTTGCTAGACCTTGGAATAAACTTGAATCTGGCTCCTGTTGCTGACGTATCTGAAAACGAATCGGATTTCATAAACTTAAGAACATTAGGAAAAAGTGCTGATGAAACATCTGAGTATGTAATAAACGTGGTCGAAGCCATGAAGGAGACAGGCATATCCTCAACCTTAAAGCACTTCCCAGGATACGGAAACAACACCGATACTCATAACAGTTCGGCGCATGATTCCCGCCCATACGAGCAGTTTATAAAAAGTGATTTTCTTCCCTTCAAAGCCGGAATTGAAGCAGGAGCAGAAAGCATTCTTGTTTCTCACAACATAGTCGAAGCAATAGGTAAAAATCTGCCTGCCTCTCTATCAAAAAATGTCATTGATATCCTGAGAAATGATTTGAATTTTACAGGAATTATAATGACAGATGACCTTTCCATGGGTGCAATAGCACAGCTTAACACTGAGCTGCCCCCTGAAGTTATGGCATTGATGGCCGGAAATGACATGATTATCGTAACTGATTTTGAAAATAGCTTTAATGTGTTATTGAATGCACTAGAAGCAGGCGATGTCTCTAAAGATAGAATCAATGAATCTGTATTGAGAATTCTGCAATGGAAATGTTATATGAATTTAATGTAA